One region of Acidobacteriota bacterium genomic DNA includes:
- a CDS encoding shikimate kinase gives MRTDKIFLVGFMAAGKSTVADALARRLDWRSEDIDSLIETRERSTVADIFATRGEAHFRDVERSILGELLLPRHTVVATGGGTFADAENRRRINADGASVWLDVTFDTVVERLPSDGRRPLAADRVTMEALFWARQSAYRQAHLRLDANRAPAGELVDRILEWLGE, from the coding sequence GTGCGGACGGACAAGATCTTTCTGGTCGGCTTCATGGCGGCGGGCAAGTCGACCGTCGCCGACGCGCTGGCGCGGCGGCTCGACTGGCGCTCCGAGGACATCGACAGCCTGATCGAGACGCGCGAGCGGTCCACGGTAGCGGACATCTTCGCAACCCGTGGCGAAGCGCACTTCCGGGACGTCGAGCGGTCCATCCTCGGCGAGCTCCTGCTGCCGCGCCACACGGTTGTGGCGACCGGCGGCGGGACCTTCGCGGACGCGGAGAACCGGCGGCGGATCAATGCGGACGGGGCGTCCGTCTGGCTCGACGTGACGTTCGACACGGTGGTCGAACGGCTCCCCTCCGACGGCCGCCGTCCCCTTGCGGCGGACCGGGTGACGATGGAAGCGCTCTTCTGGGCGCGTCAGTCCGCCTACCGCCAGGCCCATCTCCGTCTCGACGCCAACCGCGCGCCGGCCGGCGAGCTGGTCGACCGAATCCTCGAATGGCTCGGGGAGTGA